A single window of Streptomyces aquilus DNA harbors:
- a CDS encoding ABC transporter ATP-binding protein: MTELSKSGAAVGEPTPASPAPTAFLEVRDLKVHFPTDDGLVKSVDGLSFKLEKGKTLGIVGESGSGKSVTSLGIMGLHTAGQYGKRKAQISGEIWLDGTELLTADPDHVRKLRGREMAMIFQDPLSALHPYYTIGQQIVEAYRIHHNVDKKTAKKRAVEMLDRVGIPQPDKRVDNYPHEFSGGMRQRAMIAMSLVNNPELLIADEPTTALDVTVQAQILDLIRDLQKEFGSAVIIITHDLGVVAELADDILVMYGGRCVERGPAEKVFYEPRHPYTWGLLGSMPRLDREQQERLIPVKGSPPSLINIPSGCAFNPRCPYADIPKDNVTRTVRPELAEVGSQHWAACHMTQEQRERIWTEEIAPKL; this comes from the coding sequence ATGACCGAACTCAGCAAGAGCGGAGCGGCCGTGGGCGAGCCCACCCCCGCCTCGCCCGCGCCGACCGCCTTCCTGGAAGTGCGCGACCTGAAGGTGCACTTCCCGACCGACGACGGCCTGGTCAAGTCCGTCGACGGGCTCTCCTTCAAGCTGGAGAAGGGCAAGACCCTCGGCATCGTCGGCGAGTCCGGCTCCGGCAAGTCGGTGACCTCGCTCGGCATCATGGGCCTGCACACCGCCGGCCAGTACGGCAAGCGCAAGGCGCAGATCTCCGGCGAGATCTGGCTGGACGGCACCGAGCTGCTCACCGCCGACCCGGACCACGTGCGCAAGCTGCGCGGCCGCGAGATGGCGATGATCTTCCAGGACCCGCTGTCCGCGTTGCACCCGTACTACACGATCGGCCAGCAGATCGTGGAGGCGTACCGCATCCACCACAACGTGGACAAGAAGACCGCGAAGAAGCGCGCGGTCGAGATGCTCGACCGGGTCGGCATCCCGCAGCCGGACAAGCGGGTGGACAACTACCCGCACGAGTTCTCCGGCGGTATGCGCCAGCGCGCGATGATCGCGATGTCGCTGGTCAACAACCCCGAACTGCTCATCGCGGACGAGCCGACGACCGCCCTGGACGTGACCGTCCAGGCGCAGATCCTCGACCTGATCCGGGACTTGCAGAAGGAGTTCGGCTCCGCGGTCATCATCATCACCCACGACCTGGGCGTCGTCGCCGAGCTCGCCGACGACATCCTGGTGATGTACGGCGGCCGCTGCGTCGAGCGCGGTCCGGCCGAGAAGGTGTTCTACGAGCCCCGCCACCCCTACACCTGGGGTCTGCTCGGCTCGATGCCCCGCCTCGACCGTGAGCAGCAGGAGCGCCTGATCCCGGTGAAGGGCTCCCCGCCCTCGCTGATCAACATCCCGTCCGGCTGCGCCTTCAACCCGCGCTGCCCGTACGCGGACATCCCGAAGGACAACGTCACCCGCACGGTCCGCCCGGAGCTCGCCGAGGTCGGCAGTCAGCACTGGGCCGCCTGCCACATGACGCAGGAGCAGCGGGAGCGGATCTGGACCGAAGAGATTGCGCCGAAGCTGTGA
- a CDS encoding ABC transporter ATP-binding protein gives MSIPAQSDGTLVTKADAAPGETLLKVTGLQKHFPIKKGLLQRQVGAVRAVDGIDFEVKSGETLGVVGESGCGKSTMGRLITRLLEPTAGKVEFEGQDITHLGVGGMRPLRRDVQMIFQDPYSSLNPRHTIGTIVGAPFKLQGVTPEGGIKAEVQRLLSVVGLNPEHYNRYPHEFSGGQRQRIGIARALALNPKLVVADEPVSALDVSIQAQVVNLLDDLQQELGLTYVIIAHDLSVVRHVSDRIAVMYLGKIVELADRESLYKAPMHPYTKALMSAVPIPDPRRKNAKSERILLKGDVPSPISPPSGCRFHTRCWKATEICKTTEPKLVELKPGQQVACHHPENFEDQAPQDTVLLTVAKEAAELVADEVLAESAETSAAVAAEVAAEEASASEEVSASEEASASEETEADGQESTDK, from the coding sequence GTGAGCATCCCTGCGCAGAGCGACGGCACCCTGGTCACCAAGGCCGACGCCGCCCCCGGCGAGACCCTGCTCAAGGTGACCGGGCTCCAGAAGCACTTCCCGATCAAGAAGGGCCTGCTCCAGCGGCAGGTCGGCGCGGTCCGCGCGGTCGACGGCATCGACTTCGAGGTCAAGTCCGGCGAGACCCTCGGTGTCGTGGGCGAGTCCGGCTGCGGCAAGTCGACGATGGGCCGGCTGATCACGCGGCTGCTCGAACCGACGGCCGGCAAGGTCGAGTTCGAGGGCCAGGACATCACGCACCTCGGCGTCGGCGGTATGCGCCCGCTCCGCCGCGACGTGCAGATGATCTTCCAGGACCCGTACTCGTCGCTGAACCCGCGCCACACCATCGGCACGATCGTCGGGGCCCCCTTCAAGCTCCAGGGCGTCACGCCCGAGGGCGGGATCAAGGCGGAGGTCCAGCGGCTGCTGTCGGTCGTGGGCCTCAACCCCGAGCACTACAACCGCTATCCGCACGAGTTCTCCGGCGGTCAGCGCCAGCGCATCGGCATCGCCCGCGCGCTCGCCCTGAACCCGAAGCTGGTCGTGGCCGACGAGCCGGTCTCCGCGCTCGACGTGTCGATCCAGGCCCAGGTCGTGAACCTGCTTGACGACCTCCAGCAGGAGCTCGGCCTGACGTACGTGATCATCGCGCACGACCTGTCGGTCGTCCGGCACGTCTCGGACCGGATCGCGGTGATGTACCTCGGCAAGATCGTCGAGCTGGCGGACCGCGAGTCGCTGTACAAGGCGCCGATGCATCCGTACACCAAGGCGCTCATGTCGGCGGTGCCGATCCCGGACCCGCGGCGCAAGAACGCCAAGTCCGAGCGCATCCTGCTCAAGGGCGACGTGCCCTCGCCGATCTCCCCGCCGAGCGGCTGCCGCTTCCACACCCGGTGCTGGAAGGCGACGGAGATCTGCAAGACGACCGAGCCGAAGCTCGTCGAGCTGAAGCCGGGTCAGCAGGTCGCCTGCCACCACCCGGAGAACTTCGAGGACCAGGCTCCGCAGGACACGGTCCTGCTGACGGTCGCGAAGGAAGCGGCGGAGCTGGTGGCGGACGAGGTTCTGGCGGAGAGCGCGGAGACGTCGGCGGCTGTCGCCGCGGAGGTCGCTGCCGAAGAGGCGTCCGCCTCCGAAGAGGTTTCTGCCTCCGAAGAGGCGTCCGCCTCCGAGGAAACGGAAGCCGATGGTCAGGAGTCAACCGACAAGTAA
- a CDS encoding M1 family metallopeptidase produces the protein MRLSRSARLGAVATAAASFMVIAASSAPTPGGAGLGDPYFPLLGNGGFDARHYDLDVAYNPDTDRLDGRTTLTARATQNLSAFDLDLQQLEVTGVEVNGRRAQFTRDGDELRITPRGALPKGRDFTVRVTYGGVPEPLGGPIVFGSNYGWMKTADGVFVACEPNAASTWFPSSDHPADKATYDIRIKAPKGLTGVSNGRLVSTYDKGGSTYTHWRETKPMATYLATATIGKFDVRTGTTPGGTPIYVAIDPVLANGNNVDVYAVTAAATDYWSEVFGPYPFEETGAIVDDMPEAGFSLEVQSKPVYSAVRNETTIVHELAHQWFGDSVSVERWKDIWLNEGFATYAQWLWAEHQGTRSAHDSFLAGYNARPADAPFWQITVGDPQRDTMFASAVYQRGAMTLQVLRERIGDAAFFKLLPAWTKIHRYGNANTADFVRLAEKISGQQLDDLFQTWLFTTGKPALPAG, from the coding sequence ATGAGACTCTCCCGTTCGGCACGCTTAGGAGCCGTCGCTACCGCGGCGGCTTCTTTCATGGTCATCGCAGCCTCCTCCGCGCCGACCCCTGGAGGGGCCGGCCTCGGCGACCCCTACTTCCCCCTCCTCGGCAACGGCGGCTTCGACGCCCGCCACTACGACCTCGACGTGGCGTACAACCCGGACACCGACCGCCTCGACGGCCGTACGACGCTCACCGCCCGCGCCACCCAGAACCTCTCCGCCTTCGACCTCGACCTCCAGCAGTTGGAGGTCACCGGAGTCGAAGTGAACGGCAGACGTGCCCAGTTCACCCGCGACGGCGACGAACTGCGCATCACCCCGCGCGGCGCGCTTCCCAAGGGCCGTGACTTCACCGTCCGGGTCACCTACGGGGGCGTCCCCGAACCCCTCGGCGGCCCGATCGTGTTCGGCTCGAACTACGGCTGGATGAAGACGGCCGACGGTGTCTTCGTCGCCTGCGAACCCAACGCCGCCTCCACCTGGTTCCCGTCCAGCGACCACCCCGCCGACAAGGCCACCTACGACATCCGCATCAAGGCGCCCAAGGGCCTGACCGGCGTCTCCAACGGCCGGCTCGTGTCGACGTACGACAAGGGCGGCTCGACGTACACCCACTGGCGCGAGACCAAGCCGATGGCGACCTATCTCGCGACCGCGACGATCGGGAAGTTCGACGTCAGGACCGGCACCACCCCCGGCGGCACCCCGATCTACGTCGCGATCGACCCCGTCCTCGCGAACGGCAACAACGTCGACGTGTACGCCGTCACGGCCGCCGCCACCGACTACTGGTCCGAGGTCTTCGGGCCCTACCCCTTCGAGGAGACCGGCGCGATCGTCGACGACATGCCCGAGGCGGGGTTCTCGCTGGAGGTGCAGTCGAAGCCGGTCTACTCGGCCGTGCGCAACGAGACGACGATCGTGCACGAGCTGGCCCACCAGTGGTTCGGCGACTCGGTGTCGGTGGAGCGCTGGAAGGACATCTGGCTCAACGAGGGCTTCGCCACCTACGCCCAGTGGCTGTGGGCCGAGCACCAGGGCACCCGCAGCGCCCACGACTCGTTCCTGGCCGGCTACAACGCCCGTCCGGCCGACGCCCCCTTCTGGCAGATCACCGTCGGCGATCCGCAGCGCGACACCATGTTCGCCTCCGCGGTCTACCAGCGCGGCGCGATGACCCTCCAGGTGCTACGCGAACGCATCGGTGACGCGGCCTTCTTCAAGCTGCTGCCGGCCTGGACGAAGATCCACCGCTACGGCAACGCCAACACGGCCGACTTCGTCCGGCTCGCGGAGAAGATCTCCGGACAGCAGCTGGACGACCTGTTCCAGACCTGGCTGTTCACCACAGGGAAACCGGCTCTTCCGGCCGGGTAG
- a CDS encoding trimeric intracellular cation channel family protein: MLEPLFAPSVQHTLDLIGIFVFAISGALLAVRKNFDVFGIAVLAEVTALGGGLFRDLIIGAVPPAAFTDLGYFVTPLLAALLIVFLHPQVERIQLGVNVFDAAGLGLFCVTGTTKAYDYGLGLTQSATLGLATAVGGGVLRDVLANEVPSLLRWDRDLYAVPAIVGATMVVLCIRYDTLTPVTSSLAAITAFVLRLLAMRYHWRAPRAWNRRSTVREE; the protein is encoded by the coding sequence GTGCTTGAGCCACTGTTTGCCCCCTCCGTCCAGCACACGCTCGACCTGATCGGCATCTTCGTCTTCGCCATCTCCGGCGCGCTGCTGGCCGTGCGCAAGAACTTCGACGTCTTCGGCATCGCCGTCCTCGCCGAGGTCACCGCGCTGGGCGGAGGGCTGTTCCGGGACCTGATCATCGGCGCGGTACCCCCGGCCGCCTTCACCGACCTGGGGTACTTCGTCACCCCGCTGCTCGCCGCGTTGCTGATCGTCTTCCTGCACCCGCAGGTGGAGCGCATCCAGCTCGGTGTGAACGTCTTCGACGCGGCGGGCCTCGGCCTGTTCTGCGTGACGGGGACGACGAAGGCGTACGACTACGGTCTCGGCCTCACCCAGTCCGCCACCCTCGGCCTCGCCACCGCGGTCGGCGGCGGTGTGCTGCGTGACGTGCTCGCCAACGAGGTGCCGTCCTTGCTGCGCTGGGACCGCGACCTGTACGCGGTCCCGGCGATCGTCGGCGCCACGATGGTGGTGCTCTGCATCCGCTACGACACCCTGACCCCGGTCACCAGCTCCCTCGCCGCGATCACGGCTTTCGTGCTGCGGTTGCTGGCGATGCGCTACCACTGGCGAGCTCCGCGGGCCTGGAACCGCCGGTCGACCGTACGCGAGGAGTAG
- a CDS encoding alpha/beta hydrolase, with protein sequence MSLTGTTFLYTLIVLSVVAVLLPLALWSRLRGPKPLRALGRLLMVLFAQSTAVALVFVLVNNENNLYDNWADLLGTGNHVEQAANLGADGTGGIALKRLPRVRQQFSPASGPGMGGVRVTQLKGRVSGVNAEVYVWLPPQYHQAAYRHHKFPVVELLSGYPGSAKAWFGSLHAVHQLQPLMRDGKVAPFILVAPRMNLLAGVDTGCANITGTVNADSWLSIDVPKMVTDNFRAQPGPTGWAAAGYSAGGHCATKLAVAHPDRYRAAISMSGYNDPIGERNSLAAETPALRRANNPYVLLREARTPPAIALYQSGQPGDGYEAATGLEQIAKAPTTVHVVYIPKSAGGHNMALWRPQVIPAFHWLTEEMGLLHGRAGGPTPRVRSTGGSRPAELASGSASPATAARKP encoded by the coding sequence ATGAGCCTCACCGGGACCACGTTCCTTTACACGCTGATCGTGCTGTCCGTCGTCGCCGTTCTGCTTCCGCTGGCGCTGTGGTCGCGGCTGCGCGGGCCGAAACCACTGCGGGCCCTGGGCCGGCTGTTGATGGTGCTGTTCGCCCAGAGCACGGCCGTCGCACTCGTCTTCGTGCTGGTCAACAACGAGAACAACCTGTACGACAACTGGGCCGACCTCCTCGGCACCGGCAACCACGTCGAGCAGGCCGCCAACCTCGGGGCCGACGGCACCGGCGGCATCGCGCTGAAACGGTTGCCCAGGGTCCGCCAGCAGTTCTCCCCCGCCTCCGGCCCCGGCATGGGCGGCGTCCGCGTCACCCAGCTCAAGGGCCGGGTGTCGGGCGTGAACGCCGAGGTCTACGTCTGGCTGCCGCCGCAGTACCACCAGGCCGCCTACCGGCACCACAAGTTCCCCGTGGTGGAGCTGCTGTCGGGCTACCCGGGCTCGGCGAAGGCCTGGTTCGGGTCGCTGCACGCGGTGCACCAGCTCCAGCCGCTGATGCGGGACGGCAAGGTCGCGCCGTTCATCCTGGTCGCCCCGCGGATGAACCTGCTCGCCGGGGTCGACACCGGGTGCGCCAACATCACGGGCACCGTGAACGCCGACAGCTGGCTCAGCATCGACGTGCCGAAGATGGTCACGGACAACTTCCGCGCCCAGCCGGGCCCCACGGGCTGGGCCGCCGCCGGGTACTCCGCGGGCGGCCACTGCGCGACCAAGCTCGCCGTCGCCCACCCCGACCGCTACCGGGCCGCGATCAGCATGTCCGGCTACAACGACCCGATCGGCGAACGCAACTCGCTGGCCGCCGAGACCCCCGCCCTGCGCCGCGCCAACAACCCCTACGTCCTGCTGCGCGAGGCCCGCACCCCGCCCGCGATCGCGCTCTACCAGTCGGGCCAGCCGGGCGACGGCTACGAGGCGGCCACCGGCCTCGAACAGATCGCGAAGGCCCCGACGACCGTGCACGTCGTCTACATCCCCAAGAGCGCGGGCGGCCACAACATGGCGCTGTGGCGGCCCCAGGTGATCCCGGCCTTCCACTGGCTGACGGAGGAGATGGGGCTGCTGCACGGCCGAGCGGGCGGCCCTACTCCTCGCGTACGGTCGACCGGCGGTTCCAGGCCCGCGGAGCTCGCCAGTGGTAGCGCATCGCCAGCAACCGCAGCACGAAAGCCGTGA
- a CDS encoding thioesterase family protein: protein MPEAASVTRATIGDSEFDRDTAVTRREPGVYDIDLSAGWTIINAVNGGYLLAVLGRALADALPHADPFTISAHYLTASQPGPAVIRTDVVRTGRTLSTGQASLFQYDEEGAEVERIRVLASYGDLDSLPDDVRTAAKPPVFPPMDECFGPEDGPAPVDGSSAITDRLMLKLDPSTLGWALGAPSGKGEMRSWFGLADGRDADPLSLLLAVDALPPTAFEIGLKGWVPTVELTVHVRCRPAPGPLRVSITTRNLAGGFLEEDAEVWDSADRLVAQSRQLARVRLG, encoded by the coding sequence ATGCCAGAAGCAGCCTCCGTCACGCGCGCCACGATCGGCGACAGCGAGTTCGACCGGGACACCGCGGTCACCCGCCGGGAACCGGGTGTCTACGACATCGACCTCTCCGCCGGCTGGACGATCATCAACGCCGTCAACGGCGGCTATCTGCTGGCCGTCCTCGGCCGCGCCCTCGCGGACGCCCTGCCGCACGCCGACCCGTTCACCATCTCCGCGCACTACCTCACCGCGTCCCAGCCGGGCCCCGCGGTGATCCGCACGGACGTGGTCCGCACCGGCCGCACCCTCTCCACCGGCCAGGCCTCGCTCTTCCAGTACGACGAGGAGGGCGCCGAGGTCGAGCGCATCCGCGTCCTCGCCTCCTACGGCGACCTCGACTCGCTCCCCGACGACGTCCGTACCGCGGCGAAGCCGCCGGTGTTCCCGCCCATGGACGAGTGCTTCGGCCCCGAGGACGGACCGGCCCCCGTCGACGGCAGCTCGGCCATCACCGACCGGCTGATGCTCAAGCTGGACCCCTCGACCCTGGGCTGGGCCCTCGGCGCCCCGTCCGGCAAGGGCGAGATGCGCTCCTGGTTCGGCCTCGCCGACGGCCGCGACGCCGACCCCCTCTCCCTGCTGCTCGCGGTGGACGCGCTGCCGCCGACCGCCTTCGAGATCGGCCTCAAGGGCTGGGTCCCCACGGTCGAGCTGACGGTCCACGTCCGCTGCCGCCCGGCCCCCGGCCCGCTGCGCGTCTCGATCACCACCCGCAACCTCGCCGGCGGCTTCCTGGAGGAGGACGCCGAGGTCTGGGACAGCGCGGACCGCCTGGTGGCCCAGTCCCGCCAGCTGGCGCGGGTCAGACTGGGCTGA
- a CDS encoding TIGR03086 family metal-binding protein, which yields MTDARPLFARATTQAADLIGTVRPEQLSGPTPCTEYDVRTLLSHVVGACTRIAVCGERGDGLHVRMFVDGVPDDGWPRAYEDVRGRVVAAWASDERLATPVRVPWGEVPGREALPLYVMEVVTHTWDLWEGLGRPLSLDTELAEYSLAVAHEALPDGPRTDHPFQPVVPTPEGADVYGELAAWLGRRPLSPV from the coding sequence ATGACGGACGCCCGCCCCTTGTTCGCCCGCGCCACCACCCAGGCCGCGGATCTGATCGGCACGGTCCGGCCGGAGCAGTTGTCCGGTCCCACGCCCTGTACCGAGTACGACGTCCGCACCCTGCTCAGCCATGTCGTCGGCGCCTGCACGCGGATCGCGGTGTGCGGTGAGCGCGGGGACGGGCTGCACGTCCGGATGTTCGTGGACGGCGTCCCGGACGACGGCTGGCCACGGGCGTACGAGGACGTCAGGGGCCGGGTCGTCGCCGCGTGGGCGAGCGACGAGCGGCTGGCGACGCCGGTGCGGGTGCCGTGGGGGGAGGTGCCGGGCCGGGAGGCGCTGCCCCTGTACGTGATGGAGGTCGTCACGCACACCTGGGACCTCTGGGAGGGGCTGGGCCGCCCGCTCTCCCTCGACACCGAACTGGCCGAGTACTCGCTCGCCGTCGCGCACGAGGCCCTGCCGGACGGTCCGCGTACGGACCACCCGTTCCAGCCGGTGGTGCCGACTCCCGAAGGGGCCGACGTCTACGGGGAGTTGGCGGCCTGGCTCGGAAGGCGGCCGCTCAGCCCAGTCTGA
- a CDS encoding TetR family transcriptional regulator, with product MSHTLGIRQAQKQKTRQALLDAALGLLEEQSLSSLGLREVTRAVGVAPTAFYRHFRSTADLGVALVEDTLGSLHPMIRTTVSTADDSEQRIARAVELIARHVDAYPAHIRFIARERHGGVQPVRDAIREQLARFGQEVKDELAKDPESAGWSDDDLLMLANLYVDQMLITASLFLEAQEAAPEERDRVIQVATRQMRLISIGRHHWLG from the coding sequence ATGAGTCACACCCTCGGCATCCGGCAGGCCCAGAAGCAGAAGACCCGACAGGCGCTCCTGGACGCGGCGTTGGGACTGTTGGAGGAGCAGAGCCTGAGCAGCCTGGGCCTGCGCGAGGTCACGCGCGCGGTCGGCGTCGCCCCGACCGCCTTCTACCGGCACTTCCGCTCCACCGCCGATCTCGGCGTGGCACTGGTCGAGGACACGCTGGGCAGCCTGCACCCCATGATTCGGACGACGGTGTCCACGGCGGACGACAGCGAACAGCGCATAGCGCGCGCCGTCGAGCTGATCGCCCGTCACGTGGACGCGTACCCCGCCCATATCCGTTTTATCGCCCGGGAACGACATGGCGGGGTCCAGCCGGTGCGGGACGCCATCCGGGAGCAACTGGCCCGGTTCGGCCAGGAGGTGAAGGACGAGCTGGCCAAGGACCCCGAGTCGGCCGGCTGGAGCGACGACGACCTCCTCATGCTCGCCAACCTGTACGTCGACCAGATGCTGATCACCGCCTCGCTGTTCCTGGAGGCCCAGGAGGCCGCCCCTGAGGAGCGGGACCGGGTGATCCAGGTGGCGACCCGCCAGATGCGGCTGATCAGCATCGGCCGTCATCACTGGCTGGGCTGA
- a CDS encoding DUF4190 domain-containing protein: MQLTAPANSTTTSSRRTGARDADGMAVASFILGLLGLLVLNVFLGPVAIALATVALWRGTARRGRAFLGLGLGVADLLVLVTVMQMDSTVSWSF, translated from the coding sequence ATGCAGCTCACCGCACCGGCCAACAGCACCACCACCAGCAGCCGCCGCACCGGAGCCCGCGACGCCGACGGCATGGCCGTGGCGTCCTTCATCCTCGGCCTCCTGGGCCTGCTCGTCCTGAACGTCTTCCTCGGCCCGGTCGCCATCGCCCTGGCCACCGTCGCCCTGTGGCGCGGCACCGCCCGCCGCGGCCGTGCCTTCCTCGGCCTGGGCCTGGGCGTCGCCGACCTCCTGGTCCTCGTGACGGTCATGCAGATGGACAGCACCGTGTCCTGGAGCTTCTGA
- a CDS encoding cysteine desulfurase family protein yields the protein MAYLDHAATTPMLPEAVEALTAQLAVTGNASALHAAGRRARRTVEESREALAESLGARPSEVVFTSGGTEADNLAVKGLYWSRRDADPARTRVLASPVEHHAVLDAVHWLGEHEGATVEYLPVDMYGRVHPDALREAIARDPDDVALATVMWANNEIGTILPVHELADVCAEFDVPLHADAVQAYGQIPVDFAASGLAAMTVSGHKVGGPYGIGALLLGREYTPVPVLHGGGQERHVRSGTLDVPAIASFAVAGRLAAEQREWFAREIGALRDALVEAVRTAVPDAILGGDPVDRLPANAHFTFPGCEGDSLLLLLDAQGIECSTGSACTAGVAQPSHVLLATGTDPDLARGTLRFSFGHTSTEADVEAVAKAIGPAVERARAAGLT from the coding sequence ATGGCTTACCTCGACCACGCCGCGACCACCCCGATGCTTCCCGAGGCAGTCGAGGCGCTCACCGCCCAGCTGGCCGTCACCGGCAACGCCTCCGCCCTCCACGCGGCCGGCCGCCGCGCGAGGCGCACCGTCGAGGAGTCCCGCGAGGCGCTCGCCGAATCCCTTGGCGCCCGCCCCAGCGAGGTCGTCTTCACCTCCGGCGGCACCGAGGCCGACAACCTCGCCGTGAAGGGCCTGTACTGGTCCCGCCGCGACGCCGACCCGGCCCGCACCCGGGTGCTCGCCAGCCCCGTGGAGCACCACGCCGTCCTGGACGCCGTCCACTGGCTCGGCGAACACGAGGGCGCCACCGTCGAGTACCTCCCCGTCGACATGTACGGCCGCGTCCACCCCGACGCCCTGCGCGAGGCCATCGCCCGCGACCCCGACGACGTGGCCCTCGCCACCGTCATGTGGGCCAACAACGAGATCGGCACCATCCTGCCGGTCCACGAACTGGCCGATGTCTGCGCCGAGTTCGACGTCCCGCTGCACGCCGACGCGGTCCAGGCCTACGGCCAGATCCCCGTCGACTTCGCCGCCTCCGGGCTCGCCGCGATGACCGTCTCCGGCCACAAGGTCGGCGGCCCCTACGGCATCGGCGCCCTGCTGCTGGGCCGCGAGTACACCCCCGTCCCCGTCCTGCACGGCGGCGGCCAGGAGCGCCATGTCCGCTCCGGCACCCTCGACGTGCCCGCCATCGCCTCCTTCGCCGTCGCCGGCCGGCTCGCCGCCGAGCAGCGCGAGTGGTTCGCCCGCGAGATCGGCGCCCTGCGCGACGCCCTGGTCGAGGCGGTGCGTACGGCGGTACCGGACGCGATCCTCGGCGGCGACCCGGTGGACCGGCTCCCGGCCAACGCACACTTCACGTTCCCCGGCTGCGAGGGCGACTCGCTCCTGCTGCTCCTCGACGCCCAGGGCATCGAGTGCTCCACCGGCTCCGCCTGCACCGCCGGCGTCGCCCAGCCCAGCCATGTCCTCCTCGCCACTGGCACCGACCCGGACCTGGCCCGTGGCACCCTCCGCTTCTCCTTCGGCCACACCTCCACCGAGGCGGACGTCGAGGCGGTGGCCAAGGCGATCGGCCCCGCGGTGGAACGGGCGCGGGCGGCGGGGCTGACGTAG
- a CDS encoding N-acetylmuramoyl-L-alanine amidase, with translation MGATEASKDGDRRLGRRALLIGGAAAAVGTGVLARDELARLWWRTPGVEKPRKEGEVDYASARWVAASEANWRRADRPDDYGIDMVIIHVTQGSLASAVKAFQDPGHQAAAHYIVGRDGRVTQMIRELDVAYHAGNRDYNERSVGIEHEGFVDRPEDFTTAMYASSARLTARICARYDIPVDREHIIGHVEVPGTDHTDPGEHWDWDRYMKLVRRARTATA, from the coding sequence ATGGGGGCGACAGAGGCATCCAAGGACGGCGATCGGCGCCTCGGCCGGCGCGCTCTGCTGATCGGCGGCGCGGCGGCCGCCGTCGGCACGGGCGTGCTGGCCCGGGACGAGCTGGCGCGCCTGTGGTGGCGTACGCCCGGGGTGGAGAAGCCGCGCAAGGAGGGCGAGGTCGACTACGCGAGCGCGCGGTGGGTGGCGGCGTCGGAGGCGAACTGGCGGCGCGCGGACCGGCCCGACGACTACGGCATCGACATGGTGATCATCCATGTCACCCAGGGCAGCCTCGCCAGCGCGGTGAAGGCCTTCCAGGACCCCGGCCACCAGGCGGCGGCGCACTACATAGTCGGCCGGGACGGCCGCGTCACCCAGATGATCCGCGAGCTGGACGTGGCGTACCACGCGGGCAACCGCGACTACAACGAACGCAGTGTCGGCATCGAGCACGAGGGCTTCGTGGACCGGCCCGAGGACTTCACCACCGCGATGTACGCGTCCTCGGCCCGGCTGACGGCGAGGATCTGCGCGCGCTACGACATACCCGTCGACCGCGAGCACATCATCGGCCATGTGGAGGTGCCGGGGACGGACCACACCGACCCGGGCGAGCACTGGGACTGGGACCGGTACATGAAGCTGGTGCGAAGGGCGCGTACGGCGACGGCGTGA